The Urocitellus parryii isolate mUroPar1 chromosome 6, mUroPar1.hap1, whole genome shotgun sequence genome includes a window with the following:
- the Ccdc177 gene encoding coiled-coil domain-containing protein 177, translated as MVDPVPEEEKEGAEPGGSEGDGATASVPPDAQGAQQPAASSASASAAVPHKAEVPGSAEGGRREQSPMLHLDLFNFDCPEAEGSRYVLTSPRSLEACARCAVKPVELLPRALADLVREAPGRSMRVATGLYEAYEAERRSKLQQCRAERERIVREEKRRLFTPLGPAAAAAAAAASASAPAQSAGSSSSCSSTSLPASPAPRAARKTSPSPSSARIQPPPAGSRTGRKSHSLDSLSRRRDGALSSESGASSSSYSGESLRELRWPPRASARNSCPAGSASSVSNPLGRPSALTLVPLTGRSFSLGDLSHSPQTAQHVERIVRQVRAERGLRGVPERDRKIAALMLARHQEERLLLEQRAAAHGQWEQQRVRAEQRREREEREKQRALEQGRRAWAAQVEERRGRRGREEREAARRRQQQCERSEERRRELAERQGLLRRERVERAAREDRLRKLQQEQNLKQREEGLQEGRERAEQVRRERAQRAARAKQRQEGQLQREKRELSRAERARHEALLRGRARQQHEEREGLRSSLEASLGRAQENYEQLVEQRTRELRERARKEELQSRRAKEAAERKEREHQAHLEALARAGERRLQHAAQVAEEAVQQKARRVGQTRLEKERAQRANKEKVERDEDCRRRELLQAIGRKLERSEQLTRERRSALESARSTARASFHVREKVREETNTRSFDRMVREAHLHASLDRK; from the coding sequence ATGGTGGACCCGGTGCctgaagaggagaaggagggagccGAGCCCGGAGGCTCGGAAGGGGACGGGGCCACTGCGTCTGTGCCCCCCGACGCCCAGGGCGCCCAGCAGCCCGCAGCCTCCTCTGCCTCGGCCTCCGCGGCGGTGCCGCACAAGGCAGAAGTCCCTGGCTCAGCAGAAGGAGGACGACGGGAGCAGTCCCCGATGCTGCACCTCGACCTCTTCAACTTCGACTGTCCCGAGGCTGAGGGCAGCCGCTACGTGCTGACCAGCCCCCGCTCGCTAGAGGCCTGCGCCCGTTGTGCTGTCAAGCCCGTGGAGCTGCTGCCACGGGCCTTGGCTGACCTAGTGCGCGAGGCCCCTGGCCGCTCCATGCGGGTGGCCACTGGCCTGTACGAGGCGTACGAGGCGGAGCGGCGCTCCAAATTACAGCAGTGCCGGGCCGAGCGCGAGCGAATCGTACGCGAAGAGAAGCGGCGCCTCTTCACGCCGTTGGGCCCCGCGGCTGCAGCCGCCGCCGCTGCGGCCTCAGCATCAGCCCCAGCTCAGAGcgcgggcagcagcagcagttgCAGCAGCACCAGCCTCCCCGCGTCACCCGCACCGCGTGCCGCCCGCAAGACCTCTCCCAGTCCTTCCTCTGCTCGGATCCAACCTCCTCCAGCAGGTTCTCGGACAGGAAGAAAGAGCCACTCGCTGGACTCGCTGTCCCGCCGGCGTGACGGTGCTCTCAGTTCCGAGTCCGGTGCATCGTCGTCCTCCTACAGCGGGGAGAGCCTTCGAGAACTTCGCTGGCCGCCCCGGGCCTCAGCCAGGAACAGCTGCCCGGCAGGGTCAGCGTCCTCTGTCTCCAACCCTTTGGGCCGTCCTTCGGCGCTTACCCTGGTTCCACTTACAGGCCGAAGCTTCAGCCTTGGCGACCTGAGCCACTCTCCGCAGACTGCTCAGCACGTGGAGCGCATCGTACGCCAAGTGCGCGCCGAGCGAGGCCTGCGCGGGGTGCCAGAGCGGGACCGGAAGATCGCTGCTCTCATGCTAGCGCGGCACCAAGAGGAGCGCCTGTTGCTGGAGCAGCGCGCCGCAGCCCACGGCCAGTGGGAGCAGCAGCGCGTGCGTGCCGAGCAGCGGCGGGAGCGGGAGGAGCGCGAGAAGCAGCGCGCCCTAGAGCAAGGCCGGCGGGCCTGGGCTGCGCAGGTGGAGGAGCGACGCGGCCGCCGGGGCCGCGAGGAGCGTGAGGCAGCGCGACGGCGACAGCAGCAGTGCGAACGCAGCGAGGAACGACGACGGGAGCTGGCCGAGCGCCAGGGCCTACTGCGGCGGGAGCGGGTGGAGCGCGCTGCTCGGGAGGACCGGCTGCGTAAACTGCAGCAGGAGCAGAACCTGAAGCAGCGGGAAGAGGGCCTGCAGGAAGGGCGCGAGCGGGCTGAACAGGTCCGCAGGGAGCGCGCCCAGCGAGCAGCCCGCGCCAAGCAGCGGCAGGAGGGCCAGCTGCAGCGCGAGAAGCGGGAGTTGAGTCGTGCAGAGCGAGCGCGACACGAGGCGTTGTTGCGGGGTCGAGCCCGGCAGCAGCATGAGGAGCGAGAGGGCCTGCGGAGCTCCCTGGAGGCCAGCTTGGGCCGCGCGCAGGAAAACTATGAGCAATTGGTGGAACAGCGCACCCGGGAGCTGAGGGAGAGGGCCCGGAAGGAGGAGTTGCAAAGCCGGCGAGCCAAGGAGGCCGCGGAACGCAAAGAGCGGGAACATCAGGCTCACCTGGAGGCCCTGGCTCGGGCCGGGGAACGACGGCTGCAGCACGCCGCGCAGGTGGCCGAAGAGGCAGTGCAGCAAAAGGCCCGGCGCGTGGGCCAGACCCGGTTGGAGAAAGAGCGGGCCCAGCGCGCTAACAAGGAGAAGGTGGAGAGAGACGAAGACTGCCGCCGGAGGGAACTGCTCCAAGCAATAGGGCGGAAGCTGGAGCGCAGCGAGCAGCTGACGCGGGAACGACGCAGTGCGCTGGAAAGTGCTCGCTCCACAGCCCGCGCCTCCTTCCACGTGCGTGAGAAGGTGCGAGAGGAAACCAACACACGCTCCTTCGACCGAATGGTGCGGGAGGCCCACCTACACGCCAGCCTCGACCGCAAATGA